A single Venturia canescens isolate UGA chromosome 1, ASM1945775v1, whole genome shotgun sequence DNA region contains:
- the dpa gene encoding DNA replication licensing factor MCM4 isoform X2: MTSPMKPPRTPPAQDDENSIRNLTPRRQQRTPSSRVPSIRGTPSKQPTPGKQATPQKGPGSSVGVETPLRWGSRRTQETIAASSEGPSSQPASSPNRILQTSPLQAGMSEIDLSSPLNYGTPSSLGSIRTPRSGIRGTPVRQRSDIRSDKRVRQVNVGEPIMEEANEAQPTSESENAGPQLVIWGTNVVVNRSKEQFKRFINRFIDPEAENDELPDNMNLAEPLYLQKLDEIHTLEEPYLNVNCAHLEAFDEQLCRQLIAYPQEVIPTMDMAINEMFFEKYPAAVLDHQIQVRPFNVTKTRNMRQLNPEDIDQLITITGMVTRTSHVLPEMREAFFKCIVCSFTTMVEIDRGRIAEPTVCTHCNNNYCFSLIHNRSHFSDQQMIKLQESPDDMAAGQTPHTVQCFARNDLVDAVAPGDRVAVTGIFRALPLQVNPRVSNVRAVYKTHIDVVHFRKQDSKRLYDQEEGKDHAFPPERVELLKLLSQKKDVYERLARNIAPSIYENEDIKKGILLQLFGGTKKTHSTFGRTHFRSELNILLCGDPGTSKSQLLQFVFNLVPRSQYTSGKGSSAVGLTAYVTKDPETRQLMLQTGALVLADNGICCIDEFDKMNEHTRSVLHEVMEQQTLSIAKAGIICQLNARTSILAAANPCESQWNKNKTVIENVMLPHTLMSRFDLIFLMLDSNDEILDRRLGRHLVELYCDTAVEEEDDLVDMSILKDYIAYAKEHIQPVLSEVAQQKLVHAYVEMRRVGSGRGQISAYPRQLESLIRLAEAHAKLRFSNTVELEDVEEACRLHREALKQSAIDPLSGKIDISILTTGMSSAARQRRTELTEILKKLIDSKGKVQTLSYQKVFAELKENSQTLVTREMFEDSLKLLQDNGLVIVTGKNTIRIC; encoded by the exons ATGACGAGTCCCATGAAACCGCCACGAACTCCGCCTGCTCAGGACGATGAAAATTCCATCAGAAACTTGACGCCGAGGAGACAGCAACGAACACCGAGTTCTCGTGTTCCGTCAATTCGCGGGACACCGAGCAAGCAACCAACTCCCGGTAAACAAG CTACACCACAAAAAGGTCCAGGCAGTTCAGTCGGTGTTGAGACACCTCTGAGATGGGGAAGTCGAAGAACGCAGGAGACGATTGCAGCTTCTTCGGAAGGTCCTTCATCGCAGCCAGCTTCATCGCCAAATCGTATACTGCAAACCAGTCCTTTGCAAGCTGGTATGAGCGAAATCGATTTGTCATCACCGCTGAATTATGGTACACCAAGCTCCCTAGGCTCCATAAGAACCCCCAGGAGTGGAATTCGTGGTACTCCAGTGAGACAGAGATCAGATATTCGGTCGGATAAAAGAGTTCGTCAGGTCAATGTCGGCGAACCA ATAATGGAAGAGGCGAATGAAGCCCAGCCAACGTCGGAGAGTGAAAATGCTGGACCGCAGCTGGTCATCTGGGGCACGAATGTTGTTGTGAATCGTTCCAAAGAACAGTTCAAACGTTTCATAAATCGTTTTATTGATCCGGAGGCAGAGAACGACGAATTACCGGACAACATGAATCTCGCTGAGCCTCtttatttgcaaaaattgGACGAAATTCACACCCTGGAAGAGCCATATTTAAACGTGAACTGCGCTCATTTAGAGGCTTTCGACGAGCAACTCTGTCGTCAATTGATCGCTTATCCACAAGAAGTCATTCCCACAATGGACATGGCTATTAACGAAATGTTTTTCGAGAAGTATCCAGCGGCTGTCTTGGATCACCAAATTCAAGTTCGTCCATTTAACGTCACAAAAACGCGAAACATGCGACAATTAAATCCAGAGGATATCGATCAGTTGATCACGATAACCGGTATGGTGACACGAACGTCACACGTTCTACCTGAAATGAGAGaagcttttttcaaatgtatcGTTTGCTCGTTTACTACAATGGTGGAAATCGACCGCGGTCGTATCGCTGAGCCGACCGTTTGCACCCACTGCaacaacaattattgtttctcGCTCATTCATAATCGCAGCCATTTTTCGGACCAGCAAATGATCAAACTCCAAGAATCACCGGATGATATGGCAGCTGGTCAAACTCCGCACACTGTTCAATGCTTCGCCCGCAACGATCTCGTTGATGCTGTTGCCCCAGGCGATCGGGTCGCCGTTACCGGAATATTTCGGGCACTTCCGCTCCAAGTGAATCCTCGGGTTTCTAACGTTCGTGCTGTTTACAAAACTCACATTGACGTTGTACACTTTCGAAAACAAGACTCGAAGCGCTTGTATGATCAGGAAGAGGGTAAAGATCACGCTTTTCCTCCCGAAAGAGTTGAATTGTTGAAATTACTTTCCCAAAAGAAGGACGTTTACGAAAGATTAGCTCGAAATATTGCTCCGAGCATATACGAAAATGAAGATATTAAAAAAGGTATTCTGCTGCAACTTTTCGGTGGTACGAAAAAAACTCACTCAACATTTGGAAGAACTCACTTCAGATCGGAACTTAATATTCTACTGTGTGGCGATCCTGGTACTAGCAAATCTCAACTTCTGCAGTTCGTTTTCAACCTGGTTCCGAGGTCGCAATACACCAGTGGAAAAG GTTCGAGCGCGGTTGGTTTGACTGCTTACGTTACTAAGGATCCGGAGACTCGTCAATTGATGCTGCAAACCGGGGCACTCGTGCTCGCTGATAACGGTATATGTTGCATTGACGAGTTTGACAAAATGAATGAGCACACGAGATCTGTTCTACACGAAGTCATGGAACAACAAACACTGTCGATTGCCAAGGCTGGTATCATTTGTCAACTGAACGCACGTACAAGCATATTGGCTGCCGCAAATCCATGCGAATCTCAATGGAACAAGAACAAAACT GTTATCGAGAATGTAATGTTACCACACACGTTGATGTCTCGTTTTGATCTTATCTTCCTGATGCTCGATTCGAACGATGAAATCCTCGATCGTCGTCTCGGCCGACATTTAGTCGAGCTCTATTGCGACACAGCTGTGGAAGAAGAGGACGATTTGGTCGATATGAGTATCCTCAAGGATTATATTGCCTACGCAAAAGAACACATTCAACCTGTTCTCAGTGAAGTGGCTCAACAGAAACTCGTTCATGCATACGTAGAGATGCGTCGTGTTGGCAGTGGTCGAGGACAAATAAGTGCGTATCCAAGACAGCTCGAGTCTCTTATTCGTCTTGCCGAGGCACACGCGAAACTTCGATTCAGTAATACCGTTGAACTCGAGGATGTCGAAGAAGCTTGCAG ATTACATCGCGAGGCACTCAAACAGTCGGCCATCGATCCGCTCAgcggaaaaatcgatattagCATTTTGACAACCGGAATGTCTTCTGCTGCCAGACAACGTAGAACCGAATTgacggaaattttgaaaaagctcaTAGACTCCAAGGGCAAAGTTCAAACTCTGAGTTATCAAAAGGTATTCGCCGAACTTAAGGAAAACTCGCAAACC TTGGTGACCCGAGAAATGTTCGAAGACTCCTTGAAGCTACTACAGGACAACGGTCTCGTGATAGTGACGGGAAAGAATACGATTCGCATCTGTTGA
- the LOC122419483 gene encoding DNA-directed RNA polymerase II subunit RPB9-like gives MSKITGYDSHSDGPGFVGIRFCQECNNMLYPREDKENKVLMYSCRNCDFKQLADSNCIYVNKIMHEIDELTHIVADVISDPTLPRTEDHPCPKCNHRESVFFQAQTRRAEEEMRLYYVCTNPLCCHRWTE, from the exons ATGTCTAAGATTACGGGTTATGATTCTCATAGTGATGGCCCAGGTTTCGTTGGTATACGATTTTGTCAAGAGTGTAACAACATGTTATACCCCAGAGAGGATAAGGAAAACAAAGTACTCATGTACTCG tgccgaaattgtgattttaaacAACTAGCCGACAGCAATTGCATCTATGTGAATAAAATTATGCACGAAATTGA CGAATTGACACACATTGTAGCAGATGTCATATCAGATCCAACATTGCCAAGAACAGAAGATCATCCTTGTCCCAAATGCAATCATCGAGAATCAGTATTCTTTCAAGCACAGACACGAAGAGCTGAGGAGGAAATGAGATTATATTATGTCTGTACAAACCCGCTTTGTTGTCACAGATGGACGGAATAA
- the dpa gene encoding DNA replication licensing factor MCM4 isoform X1, which yields MTSPMKPPRTPPAQDDENSIRNLTPRRQQRTPSSRVPSIRGTPSKQPTPGKQAATPQKGPGSSVGVETPLRWGSRRTQETIAASSEGPSSQPASSPNRILQTSPLQAGMSEIDLSSPLNYGTPSSLGSIRTPRSGIRGTPVRQRSDIRSDKRVRQVNVGEPIMEEANEAQPTSESENAGPQLVIWGTNVVVNRSKEQFKRFINRFIDPEAENDELPDNMNLAEPLYLQKLDEIHTLEEPYLNVNCAHLEAFDEQLCRQLIAYPQEVIPTMDMAINEMFFEKYPAAVLDHQIQVRPFNVTKTRNMRQLNPEDIDQLITITGMVTRTSHVLPEMREAFFKCIVCSFTTMVEIDRGRIAEPTVCTHCNNNYCFSLIHNRSHFSDQQMIKLQESPDDMAAGQTPHTVQCFARNDLVDAVAPGDRVAVTGIFRALPLQVNPRVSNVRAVYKTHIDVVHFRKQDSKRLYDQEEGKDHAFPPERVELLKLLSQKKDVYERLARNIAPSIYENEDIKKGILLQLFGGTKKTHSTFGRTHFRSELNILLCGDPGTSKSQLLQFVFNLVPRSQYTSGKGSSAVGLTAYVTKDPETRQLMLQTGALVLADNGICCIDEFDKMNEHTRSVLHEVMEQQTLSIAKAGIICQLNARTSILAAANPCESQWNKNKTVIENVMLPHTLMSRFDLIFLMLDSNDEILDRRLGRHLVELYCDTAVEEEDDLVDMSILKDYIAYAKEHIQPVLSEVAQQKLVHAYVEMRRVGSGRGQISAYPRQLESLIRLAEAHAKLRFSNTVELEDVEEACRLHREALKQSAIDPLSGKIDISILTTGMSSAARQRRTELTEILKKLIDSKGKVQTLSYQKVFAELKENSQTLVTREMFEDSLKLLQDNGLVIVTGKNTIRIC from the exons ATGACGAGTCCCATGAAACCGCCACGAACTCCGCCTGCTCAGGACGATGAAAATTCCATCAGAAACTTGACGCCGAGGAGACAGCAACGAACACCGAGTTCTCGTGTTCCGTCAATTCGCGGGACACCGAGCAAGCAACCAACTCCCGGTAAACAAG CAGCTACACCACAAAAAGGTCCAGGCAGTTCAGTCGGTGTTGAGACACCTCTGAGATGGGGAAGTCGAAGAACGCAGGAGACGATTGCAGCTTCTTCGGAAGGTCCTTCATCGCAGCCAGCTTCATCGCCAAATCGTATACTGCAAACCAGTCCTTTGCAAGCTGGTATGAGCGAAATCGATTTGTCATCACCGCTGAATTATGGTACACCAAGCTCCCTAGGCTCCATAAGAACCCCCAGGAGTGGAATTCGTGGTACTCCAGTGAGACAGAGATCAGATATTCGGTCGGATAAAAGAGTTCGTCAGGTCAATGTCGGCGAACCA ATAATGGAAGAGGCGAATGAAGCCCAGCCAACGTCGGAGAGTGAAAATGCTGGACCGCAGCTGGTCATCTGGGGCACGAATGTTGTTGTGAATCGTTCCAAAGAACAGTTCAAACGTTTCATAAATCGTTTTATTGATCCGGAGGCAGAGAACGACGAATTACCGGACAACATGAATCTCGCTGAGCCTCtttatttgcaaaaattgGACGAAATTCACACCCTGGAAGAGCCATATTTAAACGTGAACTGCGCTCATTTAGAGGCTTTCGACGAGCAACTCTGTCGTCAATTGATCGCTTATCCACAAGAAGTCATTCCCACAATGGACATGGCTATTAACGAAATGTTTTTCGAGAAGTATCCAGCGGCTGTCTTGGATCACCAAATTCAAGTTCGTCCATTTAACGTCACAAAAACGCGAAACATGCGACAATTAAATCCAGAGGATATCGATCAGTTGATCACGATAACCGGTATGGTGACACGAACGTCACACGTTCTACCTGAAATGAGAGaagcttttttcaaatgtatcGTTTGCTCGTTTACTACAATGGTGGAAATCGACCGCGGTCGTATCGCTGAGCCGACCGTTTGCACCCACTGCaacaacaattattgtttctcGCTCATTCATAATCGCAGCCATTTTTCGGACCAGCAAATGATCAAACTCCAAGAATCACCGGATGATATGGCAGCTGGTCAAACTCCGCACACTGTTCAATGCTTCGCCCGCAACGATCTCGTTGATGCTGTTGCCCCAGGCGATCGGGTCGCCGTTACCGGAATATTTCGGGCACTTCCGCTCCAAGTGAATCCTCGGGTTTCTAACGTTCGTGCTGTTTACAAAACTCACATTGACGTTGTACACTTTCGAAAACAAGACTCGAAGCGCTTGTATGATCAGGAAGAGGGTAAAGATCACGCTTTTCCTCCCGAAAGAGTTGAATTGTTGAAATTACTTTCCCAAAAGAAGGACGTTTACGAAAGATTAGCTCGAAATATTGCTCCGAGCATATACGAAAATGAAGATATTAAAAAAGGTATTCTGCTGCAACTTTTCGGTGGTACGAAAAAAACTCACTCAACATTTGGAAGAACTCACTTCAGATCGGAACTTAATATTCTACTGTGTGGCGATCCTGGTACTAGCAAATCTCAACTTCTGCAGTTCGTTTTCAACCTGGTTCCGAGGTCGCAATACACCAGTGGAAAAG GTTCGAGCGCGGTTGGTTTGACTGCTTACGTTACTAAGGATCCGGAGACTCGTCAATTGATGCTGCAAACCGGGGCACTCGTGCTCGCTGATAACGGTATATGTTGCATTGACGAGTTTGACAAAATGAATGAGCACACGAGATCTGTTCTACACGAAGTCATGGAACAACAAACACTGTCGATTGCCAAGGCTGGTATCATTTGTCAACTGAACGCACGTACAAGCATATTGGCTGCCGCAAATCCATGCGAATCTCAATGGAACAAGAACAAAACT GTTATCGAGAATGTAATGTTACCACACACGTTGATGTCTCGTTTTGATCTTATCTTCCTGATGCTCGATTCGAACGATGAAATCCTCGATCGTCGTCTCGGCCGACATTTAGTCGAGCTCTATTGCGACACAGCTGTGGAAGAAGAGGACGATTTGGTCGATATGAGTATCCTCAAGGATTATATTGCCTACGCAAAAGAACACATTCAACCTGTTCTCAGTGAAGTGGCTCAACAGAAACTCGTTCATGCATACGTAGAGATGCGTCGTGTTGGCAGTGGTCGAGGACAAATAAGTGCGTATCCAAGACAGCTCGAGTCTCTTATTCGTCTTGCCGAGGCACACGCGAAACTTCGATTCAGTAATACCGTTGAACTCGAGGATGTCGAAGAAGCTTGCAG ATTACATCGCGAGGCACTCAAACAGTCGGCCATCGATCCGCTCAgcggaaaaatcgatattagCATTTTGACAACCGGAATGTCTTCTGCTGCCAGACAACGTAGAACCGAATTgacggaaattttgaaaaagctcaTAGACTCCAAGGGCAAAGTTCAAACTCTGAGTTATCAAAAGGTATTCGCCGAACTTAAGGAAAACTCGCAAACC TTGGTGACCCGAGAAATGTTCGAAGACTCCTTGAAGCTACTACAGGACAACGGTCTCGTGATAGTGACGGGAAAGAATACGATTCGCATCTGTTGA